One Paenibacillus crassostreae DNA segment encodes these proteins:
- the narH gene encoding nitrate reductase subunit beta has product MKIKAQIGMVMNLDKCIGCHTCSVTCKNTWTNRKGAEYMWFNNVETKPGIGYPKQWENQEKYKGGWILKNGKLELRSGSRSKRLMNIFHNPDQPTIDDYYEPWDYEYEKLNPTKETKHQPVARPKSQITGEHMEIKWGPNWEDDLAGVHETGLLDPDMAGIEESVRMEFEQVFMMYLPRICEHCINPSCVSSCPSGAMYKREEDGIVLVDQNACRSWRFCVTSCPYKKVYFNWQTNKAEKCTLCFPRIEQGLPTVCSETCVGRIRYLGVMFYDADRVEEAASVEDEQKLYEAQLDIFLDPSDPEVIAAAREAGIPEDWIDAAQRSPIYKMAVDWKIALPLHPEYRTMPMVWYVPPLSPITNMVEGKGTSANPDDIFPAIDDMRIPVQYLANLLSAGDTEVIKNVLKKMALMRSHMRSRNLKKEPNLELLEQFGLTEKGIEEMYRLLAIAKYDDRFVIPSAHREEIADLYSEQGACGFTNMAGGPGPCGG; this is encoded by the coding sequence TTGAAGATTAAAGCACAGATTGGAATGGTAATGAACCTAGATAAATGTATCGGATGCCATACGTGTTCTGTTACGTGTAAGAATACTTGGACAAACCGTAAAGGTGCCGAATACATGTGGTTCAATAACGTAGAGACCAAGCCAGGGATCGGTTATCCGAAACAGTGGGAGAACCAAGAGAAATACAAGGGCGGATGGATACTTAAGAACGGTAAACTGGAGCTACGCTCCGGTAGCCGTTCCAAACGTCTGATGAATATATTCCATAATCCAGACCAACCAACCATTGATGATTATTATGAGCCTTGGGACTATGAATATGAAAAATTAAACCCAACGAAAGAAACGAAACATCAACCTGTGGCGCGCCCGAAATCACAAATTACGGGTGAACATATGGAAATCAAGTGGGGTCCTAACTGGGAGGATGATCTGGCAGGCGTCCACGAAACAGGATTACTTGATCCAGATATGGCAGGTATTGAAGAATCCGTGCGGATGGAGTTCGAACAAGTATTCATGATGTATCTACCTCGTATCTGTGAACACTGTATCAATCCATCTTGTGTGTCCAGTTGCCCTTCAGGTGCGATGTATAAGCGTGAAGAGGATGGAATTGTTCTTGTCGATCAGAATGCTTGCCGTTCTTGGCGGTTCTGTGTAACTAGTTGCCCTTATAAAAAAGTATATTTTAACTGGCAGACAAACAAAGCTGAGAAATGTACACTCTGTTTTCCACGGATTGAGCAAGGTCTACCGACGGTTTGTTCGGAAACCTGTGTTGGACGTATTCGTTACCTCGGTGTCATGTTCTACGATGCAGATCGTGTCGAAGAAGCAGCTTCCGTTGAGGATGAACAGAAGTTATATGAAGCACAGCTTGATATTTTCCTAGACCCATCTGATCCAGAAGTGATTGCAGCTGCTCGTGAAGCAGGTATCCCAGAAGATTGGATCGATGCTGCACAACGTTCTCCGATCTATAAAATGGCGGTAGACTGGAAGATAGCACTTCCGCTTCATCCAGAATATAGAACGATGCCGATGGTATGGTATGTTCCACCGCTTAGCCCGATTACGAATATGGTTGAAGGTAAAGGCACATCAGCAAATCCAGATGATATTTTCCCAGCTATTGATGATATGCGTATTCCTGTTCAATACCTTGCGAATCTGCTATCAGCAGGCGATACCGAAGTGATCAAGAACGTCCTTAAGAAGATGGCTCTTATGCGTTCACATATGCGGTCTCGTAATTTGAAGAAGGAACCAAATCTTGAACTACTTGAGCAATTCGGTTTGACGGAAAAAGGAATTGAAGAGATGTATCGCTTACTTGCAATCGCTAAATATGATGATCGCTTTGTTATTCCATCAGCACATCGTGAAGAAATTGCGGATCTCTATAGTGAGCAAGGAGCATGCGGATTTACCAATATGGCGGGTGGACCTGGTCCATGCGGAGGCTAA
- a CDS encoding nitrate reductase subunit alpha produces MKKNNPLLQKLTFFRKREKNAEGWSEVTTADRSWEDMYRNRWSHDKVVRSTHGVNCTGSCSWKIFVKNGIVTWESQQTDYPTTGPDMPEFEPRGCPRGASFSWYLYSPLRVKYPYIRGKLLQMWQEAKQQYGDPVLAWGSIVENEDKKLTYKSARGKGGMVRASWDQVNEIISASLLYTIKKYGPDRVFGFSPIPAMSMISYAAGSRFLSLLGSPLLSFYDWYADLPPASPQIWGDQTDVPESSDWYNSSYLLVWGSNLPMTRTPDAHFMTEARYRGTKVVSISPDYAEFVKFADKWLQSKQGTDGALAMAMGHVILNEYYVQNRTEYFENYSKKYTDFPFLLLLEEKNGVCTADRFLTAKDLGIKTNNPEWKTVLIDENTGELHIPNGTIGSRWGEDGKWNLNPVDTITGDDINPQLGLGQYANGNLDISLPYFDDDGKTVISRSIPYKTIEAADGTTYRVTSVFDLMLAQYGVDPTGAGSYDDADTAYTPAWQEAITGVDRASIIQIAREFATNAVESQGRSMIIVGAGINHWYNSDTIYRSILNLVLMTGCQGVNGGGWAHYVGQEKLRPAEGWATVAFARDWTMPARQMNGTSFFYFATNQWRFESNPVDGHTSALVDKTRYAHPADYNVLASRLGWLPSYPQFDENSINLVSQANANGATTAEAVSQYVAQQLKDRKMKFAMEDPDAAINHPKVMFVWRANLISSSGKGHEYFLKYLLGAHNGLLNDDTNTIRPEEITWRDEAAEGKLDLMVNIDFRMSGTAVYSDIVLPAATWYEKSDLSSTDMHPFIHPFNPAVPPLWESRSDWETFKSIAKTFSEMAEGQFDGPIQDLVSVPLMHDTPEELAQPFGKVRDWSKGEIEAIPGKTMPKFIIVERDYAQVYKKMTSLGPLVKEKPYGIKGMNWSADDEYELLKKINGVIDEPGVGEGCPKLDTDIHMAETIMTLSSTSNGKMAVKAWESLEKKTDLKLKDLATDREDERFTFSQITAQPKTVITSPAFSGTEQHGRRYSPFTTNIERMIPFRTLTGRQHFFVDHEMLTEFGENMAIFKPTLKHSPFHTVKDRPGVKGKEIVLNFMTPHSKWSIHSMYYDSLPMLTLFRGGPTIWMNKDDAAETDIKDNDWIECFNQNGAVVARAVVTHRMPRGMCYMYHAQDRTINVPATDVTSTRGGTHNSPTKIHVKPTHMIGGYAQLSYGFNYYGPTGNQRDLNVVIRKLTEVNWLED; encoded by the coding sequence ATGAAGAAGAATAACCCTCTATTGCAAAAACTAACATTTTTCCGCAAGCGAGAAAAGAATGCCGAAGGATGGAGCGAAGTAACAACAGCTGATCGTTCTTGGGAAGATATGTATCGTAACCGCTGGTCGCATGATAAAGTTGTCCGTTCTACCCATGGTGTTAACTGCACAGGATCTTGCAGTTGGAAAATATTCGTAAAGAACGGTATTGTCACTTGGGAATCACAACAAACAGATTATCCAACAACAGGACCTGATATGCCTGAATTTGAACCGCGGGGCTGTCCACGTGGAGCAAGCTTCTCTTGGTATCTATATAGTCCACTTCGGGTGAAATATCCATATATCCGAGGTAAATTGCTACAAATGTGGCAAGAAGCTAAACAACAATACGGAGATCCAGTACTAGCATGGGGTTCTATTGTTGAGAATGAAGACAAGAAATTAACCTATAAATCTGCCCGAGGCAAGGGCGGCATGGTCCGTGCATCATGGGATCAGGTCAATGAAATTATTTCCGCATCATTACTGTATACGATTAAGAAATATGGCCCAGACCGCGTATTTGGATTTTCGCCAATTCCGGCAATGTCCATGATTAGCTATGCTGCTGGATCGAGATTTCTCTCGTTACTCGGTTCGCCACTACTCAGTTTCTATGACTGGTACGCAGATCTTCCGCCAGCTTCGCCTCAAATTTGGGGGGATCAGACGGATGTGCCTGAAAGTAGTGACTGGTACAATTCTAGCTACTTGCTTGTATGGGGATCTAACCTTCCAATGACAAGAACGCCAGATGCACACTTTATGACAGAAGCTCGATATCGTGGAACTAAGGTCGTATCTATTAGCCCAGATTATGCTGAGTTTGTGAAATTCGCTGATAAATGGCTACAATCGAAGCAAGGGACAGATGGAGCACTTGCCATGGCGATGGGTCATGTTATTTTAAATGAATATTATGTTCAGAATCGCACGGAGTATTTCGAAAATTATTCTAAAAAATATACTGACTTTCCATTTCTTCTTTTATTGGAAGAGAAGAACGGAGTCTGCACAGCAGATCGTTTCCTAACAGCGAAAGATCTAGGGATTAAAACGAATAATCCTGAATGGAAGACAGTTCTTATTGATGAAAATACAGGAGAACTTCATATCCCGAATGGCACAATTGGATCACGTTGGGGTGAGGATGGTAAATGGAACTTGAATCCGGTGGATACGATTACTGGTGACGACATTAATCCACAGCTTGGACTAGGCCAATATGCAAATGGGAATTTAGACATCAGCTTGCCATACTTTGATGATGACGGTAAGACGGTCATATCCCGCAGCATTCCTTATAAAACAATTGAGGCTGCTGATGGCACAACATATCGGGTAACTTCTGTGTTTGACTTGATGCTTGCACAGTATGGAGTTGATCCTACGGGTGCTGGTAGCTATGACGATGCAGACACCGCATATACACCAGCTTGGCAAGAAGCCATTACAGGTGTTGATCGAGCTTCAATTATTCAAATTGCTCGTGAATTTGCTACAAATGCTGTAGAAAGCCAAGGACGTTCGATGATTATTGTCGGTGCAGGAATTAATCACTGGTACAATTCGGACACGATTTATCGTAGTATTCTGAACTTGGTTCTCATGACGGGTTGTCAAGGTGTTAATGGTGGTGGTTGGGCGCATTACGTAGGACAAGAGAAACTACGTCCAGCCGAAGGATGGGCTACAGTTGCTTTTGCAAGAGATTGGACGATGCCTGCTCGACAAATGAACGGAACCTCGTTCTTCTATTTCGCGACGAATCAATGGCGGTTCGAATCGAACCCGGTAGATGGACATACATCAGCACTTGTGGATAAGACACGTTATGCACATCCTGCTGACTATAACGTACTCGCATCCAGACTTGGTTGGTTACCATCCTATCCTCAGTTCGATGAGAATTCGATCAATCTAGTGAGTCAAGCCAATGCCAATGGTGCCACAACGGCAGAAGCTGTTTCACAATATGTGGCTCAGCAATTGAAGGATCGTAAAATGAAATTTGCTATGGAAGATCCAGATGCAGCAATCAATCATCCGAAGGTGATGTTTGTATGGCGTGCGAATCTGATCTCAAGTTCTGGTAAAGGACATGAGTATTTCTTGAAGTATTTACTAGGTGCGCACAACGGCTTACTAAATGATGATACAAATACCATCCGACCAGAAGAAATAACCTGGAGAGATGAAGCTGCAGAGGGCAAACTTGACTTGATGGTCAACATAGACTTCCGTATGTCAGGTACGGCTGTGTATTCCGATATCGTTCTTCCGGCTGCTACTTGGTATGAGAAGAGTGATCTCTCATCAACAGATATGCATCCATTTATCCATCCATTCAACCCAGCGGTTCCGCCGCTCTGGGAGTCACGTTCAGACTGGGAAACGTTCAAGTCGATTGCCAAGACCTTCTCGGAAATGGCGGAAGGGCAATTCGATGGACCTATACAGGATCTCGTATCCGTACCTTTAATGCATGATACTCCGGAAGAGTTAGCACAACCATTTGGTAAAGTGCGTGATTGGAGTAAGGGAGAGATCGAAGCTATACCTGGTAAGACAATGCCGAAATTTATTATTGTAGAGCGTGATTATGCTCAAGTCTATAAGAAGATGACCTCACTTGGACCATTGGTGAAAGAAAAGCCTTATGGTATTAAAGGGATGAATTGGTCAGCTGATGATGAATATGAGCTACTGAAGAAAATTAATGGTGTAATTGATGAGCCAGGTGTAGGCGAAGGTTGTCCTAAGCTAGACACAGATATCCATATGGCTGAAACGATCATGACCTTATCTTCAACAAGTAACGGAAAAATGGCAGTAAAAGCATGGGAATCTCTTGAGAAGAAAACAGACTTGAAGCTGAAGGATTTGGCGACGGATCGTGAAGATGAACGATTTACCTTTAGTCAAATTACAGCACAACCGAAGACGGTTATTACTTCACCTGCTTTCAGTGGAACGGAACAGCATGGGCGCAGATATTCACCATTTACTACGAATATTGAACGAATGATTCCATTTAGAACATTGACGGGACGACAACATTTCTTCGTCGATCATGAAATGTTAACAGAATTCGGTGAGAATATGGCGATATTCAAACCAACGTTGAAACATTCACCTTTCCATACAGTTAAAGATCGTCCAGGTGTTAAAGGGAAAGAAATTGTATTGAATTTCATGACTCCACATAGTAAATGGTCAATTCACAGTATGTATTATGATTCTCTGCCAATGCTCACATTGTTCCGTGGAGGACCAACCATTTGGATGAATAAAGACGATGCAGCGGAAACAGATATTAAAGATAACGACTGGATTGAATGTTTCAATCAGAATGGTGCGGTTGTCGCTCGTGCTGTTGTCACACATCGGATGCCGCGTGGAATGTGCTATATGTACCATGCACAAGATCGCACGATCAACGTTCCTGCAACAGATGTAACTTCTACTCGTGGTGGAACTCATAACAGTCCGACGAAAATTCATGTGAAGCCAACACATATGATTGGTGGATATGCACAATTGAGCTATGGCTTCAACTATTATGGTCCGACAGGGAACCAACGTGACTTGAATGTTGTTATACGTAAACTTACGGAGGTGAATTGGCTTGAAGATTAA